The following coding sequences lie in one Lytechinus pictus isolate F3 Inbred unplaced genomic scaffold, Lp3.0 scaffold_20, whole genome shotgun sequence genomic window:
- the LOC135157819 gene encoding uncharacterized protein LOC135157819 — translation MKVHVFGAVSSPSCANYALKRAAVDQADRFPEEVVRTVHQNFYVDDCLCSTSSVEEAVQLMSDLIEVCRGGGFHLTKWICNQQEVLKSVPSRERAKSIRGLDLDIKNNVTERALGIEWSTDDDTIGVKVDLKDRPCTRRGILSTVSSIYDPIGCVSPVILPAKQLLQVLCRSQLGWDEEIPLDISKKWQKWKAELLMLSQFKMPRCLKPSRFDAEAVTLHHFCDASEKGYGTVSYLRWQKEDEIQMSLVTSKARVAPLKEVSIPRMELAAATLAVRINHMIREELEFPIDQTYFWTDSMSVLGYVTNQTARFKTFVANRVAVIRDRSEPRQWRYVESSMNPADSCSRGVEVSKFLQWKACKDGPEFLKNPDNEWMNKCEVLPDDITVELEVKGKCLATEANQENW, via the coding sequence ATGAAAGTTCATGTGTTCGGCGCTGTGTCCTCACCATCATGTGCCAATTACGCATTGAAAAGAGCGGCAGTGGACCAAGCAGACAGATTCCCTGAAGAAGTTGTAAGAACAGTACATCAGAATTTTTACGTAGATGACTGCCTGTGTTCTACATCCAGTGTAGAAGAAGCCGTTCAGCTGATGTCTGACCTAATAGAAGTATGCCGAGGTGGAGGATTCCATTTGACTAAGTGGATTTGTAACCAACAAGAAGTGCTGAAATCGGTCCCATCAAGGGAAAGAGCAAAGAGCATCAGAGGGCTGGATCTGGATATTAAGAATAATGTGACAGAAAGAGCTCTTGGAATTGAGTGGTCCACTGATGACGACACCATAGGTGTGAAGGTCGACCTGAAGGATAGGCCTTGCACAAGAAGAGGCATTTTATCCACAGTTAGCTCGATATACGATCCTATAGGATGTGTGTCTCCAGTGATATTGCCAGCAAAGCAGTTGCTCCAAGTACTGTGCCGATCTCAGCTAGGTTGGGACGAAGAGATCCCATTAGACATATCTAAGAAGTGGCAGAAGTGGAAGGCGGAGCTACTCATGCTCTCGCAATTTAAGATGCCTAGATGCCTTAAGCCTAGCAGGTTTGATGCAGAAGCAGTGACTTTACACCATTTTTGTGATGCTAGTGAGAAAGGGTACGGGACAGTCTCCTATCTAAGATGGCAAAAGGAAGACGAGATTCAGATGAGCTTGGTAACAAGCAAAGCAAGGGTAGCACCATTGAAGGAAGTCTCTATCCCAAGAATGGAACTCGCAGCAGCGACTCTAGCAGTCAGGATTAATCATATGATCAGGGAAGAGCTAGAATTTCCCATAGACCAAACATATTTCTGGACAGATAGTATGTCAGTCTTAGGATATGTAACCAATCAAACAGCCAGATTTAAGACATTCGTCGCTAACAGAGTGGCAGTAATAAGGGACAGATCAGAACCACGTCAATGGCGTTATGTGGAGTCATCAATGAATCCCGCCGACAGCTGTTCAAGAGGAGTCGAGGTTAGCAAGTTCCTTCAATGGAAAGCCTGTAAGGATGGACCAGAATTCCTGAAGAATCCAGACAATGAATGGATGAACAAGTGTGAAGTGTTACCCGATGACATTACAGTGGAGCTGGAAGTTAAAGGAAAATGCTTAGCAACAGAAGCAAACCAAGAGAACTGGTGA